DNA sequence from the Colletotrichum higginsianum IMI 349063 chromosome 10, whole genome shotgun sequence genome:
GGAACGGTGGCAGCGGCCGGTACAGAGTAGGCGGCGATGCCCTGGTCCAGCACAGACTCGAGCTGAAGTCTGCCCTCAGCCGCGATTCTCTGGCCGACTCTGGGGACTTTCTCCTCCAGAGCGGCGGTCAATGCCATGCTAGAGATCTTCTGCCTCTGAAGGGACTCCAAGGCGACGCCGCTGACACCAAGGTTGTCGAGGATGGGTTTGCGGGAGACCAAGTCCCCAACTGTGGTAGTCGTCTGATCGATGAGGGCGTCTGTGGTCCGGCGGAGCCTGGCAGCTCTGAAAGCGCCGagttcgtcgacggcctggatCTGGACCGTGGCCTGGTCCGTAGCGACCTGGGCTTGTTGGGAGAAAATGAGGAGGTTGTTTGCTGTGACGGGACCGCCATCCAAGGACAGGATTGCGGCATCGACGTTGGCGAGTGACTCGGACACGGGAGCCAGCGCCTTCTCGATTGTGTCGAGGTCACCGATGGCCCTCTCGTCGATCTGGATGACCCTAAGGGGCTGGAGGGGCACGGCGGCGATCATGGCCGCCTGGCCGAAGAGAGCAAGGACCAAGTGCAGGGAATACATTCTGATGAAAAGGTGAGCAGACGAAAGGGTCTTGAAAGTTCTGAGTGAAGGATGTTGTAGCTATGGGAGTAACCAAGCCGATGTCCTTGAGTTTCCTTGTCTGATGCTCCGAAAGATTATTTTCCATCGAGGGGAGAGATGTCATAGGTTTATAAGCTTTGGTCGACTTGTCCATGGGCACCCAAGCGTGGAATCGTGATCACGACCAAGATGGAGTGGATGCGCCGTCGTTAGCTCCCGTCTGCACCTCGAGCGTAAGACCGTGAAACACATCTCTACAGGGCAGCATGATGATAGTCTTCCAGCTCGCAGCGGCACGCCAGCGGCCTGTCTATTCCAGTCGGGGAACGAGCCTCGCAACTCTGGTCATTGCGTCCCCGACGCAAGAATTCCTAACAGGCCAGCACGGTCTGTGCTGGCATGCGTGTTCTTGAATCTCGGCCGGGAGGCTCTGGGGCTCTGGTAGGCAAAGTCTGTCCACCTTTGACAGCTTGACAGCAACACGTAGTTCAACTGTGGTAAAACAATGACAGCAAATGGAATAGACTTCTGTATCCGGGGAACCCCTGACCCGTGCGGGCAGCCCTGTGCAGGAAGGGAAGGCAAGGCCCCGACGCAACAAGGACAAGGTCTCGGTGACATGATGACAGTTTAGCTGCAGGAGCCATGAAACTGGTGGCCCCGCCTTCGTAGTTGCAGACGAAATGCCGAAGATCAGGAGCTATGTTCGGGGAGGCTCCCATGAACAGCTCTCGGACGCAGCCGCCATTCGCCAGCGCCCATCGGATGGACGATGGCCTGCAGTGTGCTTGGGCAGCCGGGGACGCAGGCCGGATAGATGCTATGCTTAAACGTGTTTCGAGGACGCATGATATTTGGCAAGGCAGTAGGCATtccggcgctgctgctgagaGGTGTGTCAGATGAACGTTGACGTCGTGCAAGTGGCAGTTTGCACAGGCGGACGCGCTGCTGCGCCCCAGTGCCCGCGGGCCGCCGCAGGGTCTCCACTTGCTAAACCAACCCGGCGGACCGTGTGCCGTGCGTCCCCAGCACGCAAACTATCGAATACTGCAGCAGGGCGTCTCTGCAGGCCACCGCCATCTTGATGAGGCTATCCCGACCGTGAGCTTCACTGCATCAACACCTGCTGTAGCTGTGACCAAAGGTGGCAAGGCGACCACTCCGGCTTCTGACTGGATCGGTGATGGTAGCCTTAGCTTCTCGCCCCCCTGGGGCTGTAGCTccatcgtcaccgtcaccgacCGATGCGCAACGGCCTTCATGGAGAGTTCGGATCATCGGTTGTGCCCTTGGACAAAGAACAAGTTTCGGGCGACAGCTGAGGGTCGTTCAACGCCAGGCACCTGGCCATCGTAGCTCCAGTCGGTTCAGCTCGAAATAGACCCATCGTGTTGCATGGGAGAAAGCTTGAGGTTAAATGTGCGCTGCATATAACCTTGGTGAGTCCCCTCTGCCGCCATCATGAATTACAAATTCCAGAAACACAAGGGACAAAGACGAGTTCCTCGTGGCAAAACTCTGTGACTCCAAGGATGCATTAGCCTGCGAACCTACGGTTCATGACCTTTCCTTGGTGGATACCGAGAAGCTTCGTCAACAGGCCACCCGCTGGAGGCCAGGTGAGCCAGGCAGGGGTTGTCCGGTGATGAGTCAGGCCGAATCGAATGCTCTCCGAATTATGTGGGAGGAGCCCCACTACGAAGTATCTCCGCACCGAATAAGCTCCGCGTTGTATTGCAACAGGTGGCATGCGGGCGAGTTGGGAAGCGTATACACTCACTACTTGAGCAATACTTGAGCACTCGCCACCCCGAAACTGAAGACCACAGTCCAACCTGCTCGCTCAGTGTATAGCAAGCAAGCTCCCAGAGTATTGTTATTGTTGCAAGGCCGAGACGATGCCTATCGAGATTCAGACTGTTGTCGAGGCCGATCTGCGGCGATGTGCCGAGATTGAGCATTTGGCGTTCGCCGAGAGCTCATCCAACAAGTTGCTATTCCCCGGCCCTTTGCCTGAGGATTTCCTGGGGCTTCAAGCCAGTGATCTGGCCAAAAAAGTACGAGAGGATCCAAGCGTGCGCATGTTCAAGGCAGTGGACACTGCGCTCTCGGGCGACGAAGCGATCATTGCGTGGAGCAAATTCAACGTGTATCCTGACGGCATGCCGGTGCCAAAGCCACGCGTCTGGGGCCCGGGCAGCAACGAGGAGGCGTGCAATCAGCTGTTTGGCGGCATGGACAGGATGCGCGAGCGTTTGATGGCAGGCAAGCCGTCCGTTTGTAAGTGTCAGAGACGGCAGGCGGGAGATTAGTTGACGAGCCGTTGACAACCATCACTAACACTGGATGCAGACCTCCACATCCTGGTGACGGACCCAAAGCACCAGCGGCGCGGGGCGGGATTGCAGCTGCTGACGCCCGTGATGCAAGAAGCTGTTCGGCTGGGCGTGCCCGTGTATCTGGAGTCATCAGAGCCCGGGCATCCTCTGTACACCAAGGCTGGGTTCAAGGATGTCGAAGAGCATCGGGTCGACTTTAGCAAGTTTGGCGCATCGAAGCCTCACCTGTCGTGGGCCATGATCTGGGAGCTGCCGAACCGACGATGTCCTTAAGTATGGTTGGCGTGTCATCTGTCGATGTCGTGCATTGTGCACATAGTGTGTATCCTCTGCATATTCTGCATTGTGTGCGTCGAAGAAAGAATGTCACCGGCTCGGGGAATAAGTGACCGATGGTCATCTGATAATGGGTCACTTTgaccggcgtcgagga
Encoded proteins:
- a CDS encoding Acetyltransferase, whose translation is MPIEIQTVVEADLRRCAEIEHLAFAESSSNKLLFPGPLPEDFLGLQASDLAKKVREDPSVRMFKAVDTALSGDEAIIAWSKFNVYPDGMPVPKPRVWGPGSNEEACNQLFGGMDRMRERLMAGKPSVYLHILVTDPKHQRRGAGLQLLTPVMQEAVRLGVPVYLESSEPGHPLYTKAGFKDVEEHRVDFSKFGASKPHLSWAMIWELPNRRCP
- a CDS encoding Cell wall protein, which encodes MYSLHLVLALFGQAAMIAAVPLQPLRVIQIDERAIGDLDTIEKALAPVSESLANVDAAILSLDGGPVTANNLLIFSQQAQVATDQATVQIQAVDELGAFRAARLRRTTDALIDQTTTTVGDLVSRKPILDNLGVSGVALESLQRQKISSMALTAALEEKVPRVGQRIAAEGRLQLESVLDQGIAAYSVPAAATVPANPNGIPIAAPAPPAAAPAPPADQPAPPAASPAPPAASPAPPAAAPAPPAAAPVPPAVPAVGAPIPAPVPQPAPAVGAPPAVAPAPVPAPVPNVPAAPMPVPVPPPQITPPTGRKDRKRKKKANRLLEVEEEDGTANAAVESVEQ